The following are encoded together in the Microbacterium hatanonis genome:
- the glnA gene encoding type I glutamate--ammonia ligase — MFKDSSEVLRFIQEEDVKFLDIRFTDLPGVQQHFNIPAATVDEEFFTVGQLFDGSSIRGFANIHESDMQLIPDVTTAYLDQFREAKTLVMVFDIYNPRNGEIYSKDPRQVAKKAEKYLASTGIADTAFFAPEAEFYIFDDVRFEVKQNSSFYSVDSEEGAWNTGREEEGGNLANKTPYKGGYFPVSPVDKTADLRDDITLKLIEAGFQLERSHHEVGTGGQQEINYRFDTMLHAADDILKFKYIVKNTAEQWGKVATFMPKPLFGDNGSGMHTHQSLWQDGKPLFYDETGYGGLSDVARWYIGGLLAHAPAVLAFTNPTLNSYHRLVKGFEAPVNLVYSAGNRSAAIRIPITGSNPKAKRIEFRAPDASGNPYLAFAAQLMAGIDGIKNRIEPHEPVDKDLYELPAEEAKNIPQVPNSLLDSLEALRADHEFLLAGGVFTQELIDTWIEYKIENEIQPIAQRPHPFEYELYFGV, encoded by the coding sequence ATGTTCAAAGATTCGTCCGAGGTTCTGCGCTTCATCCAGGAAGAGGACGTCAAGTTCCTCGATATCCGTTTCACGGATCTCCCGGGTGTGCAGCAGCACTTCAACATCCCCGCGGCCACCGTCGACGAGGAGTTCTTCACCGTCGGGCAGCTGTTCGACGGGTCCTCGATCCGCGGATTCGCGAACATCCACGAATCCGACATGCAGCTCATCCCTGACGTCACCACGGCGTACCTCGACCAGTTCCGCGAGGCGAAGACGCTGGTCATGGTCTTCGACATCTACAACCCGCGCAACGGTGAGATCTACTCGAAGGACCCGCGCCAGGTCGCCAAGAAGGCCGAGAAGTACCTCGCCTCCACCGGCATCGCCGACACCGCGTTCTTCGCCCCCGAGGCCGAGTTCTACATCTTCGACGACGTGCGCTTCGAGGTGAAGCAGAACTCGAGCTTCTACTCGGTGGACTCCGAGGAAGGCGCGTGGAACACGGGTCGCGAAGAAGAGGGCGGAAACCTCGCCAACAAGACCCCCTACAAGGGCGGGTACTTCCCGGTCTCCCCCGTCGACAAGACGGCCGACCTCCGCGATGACATCACGCTGAAGCTGATCGAGGCGGGCTTCCAGCTCGAGCGCTCGCACCACGAGGTGGGCACCGGTGGTCAGCAGGAGATCAACTACCGCTTCGACACGATGCTGCACGCGGCCGACGACATCCTGAAGTTCAAGTACATCGTCAAGAACACCGCCGAGCAGTGGGGCAAGGTCGCGACCTTCATGCCGAAGCCGCTCTTCGGCGACAACGGCTCGGGTATGCACACGCACCAGTCGCTGTGGCAGGACGGCAAGCCGCTGTTCTACGACGAGACCGGCTACGGCGGGCTCTCCGACGTCGCGCGCTGGTACATCGGCGGTCTGCTCGCTCACGCGCCCGCGGTGCTCGCGTTCACCAACCCGACGCTGAACAGCTACCACCGTCTCGTGAAGGGCTTCGAGGCCCCGGTCAACCTGGTCTACTCGGCCGGTAACCGCTCGGCCGCGATCCGCATCCCGATCACCGGTTCGAACCCGAAGGCGAAGCGCATCGAGTTCCGTGCACCGGATGCTTCGGGCAACCCGTACCTCGCGTTCGCGGCTCAGCTGATGGCCGGCATCGACGGCATCAAGAACCGCATCGAGCCGCACGAGCCCGTCGACAAGGACCTCTACGAGCTCCCTGCCGAAGAGGCCAAGAACATCCCGCAGGTTCCGAACTCGCTGCTCGACTCGCTCGAGGCGCTCCGCGCAGACCACGAGTTCCTCCTCGCCGGCGGCGTGTTCACCCAGGAGCTCATCGACACCTGGATCGAGTACAAGATCGAGAACGAGATCCAGCCCATCGCACAGCGTCCGCACCCGTTCGAGTACGAGCTGTATTTTGGTGTCTAA
- a CDS encoding RDD family protein yields the protein MTFAPSDFPGDRLGYPKEGPGSVARLGRRVGALFIDYGAAYLISGFFAWDALAIFAIFAAIQIVFLPTLQGSPGHRIVGLRLQRLDGGWVGLWKPVIRTVLLILVIPAVIWDADQRGLHDKAVGTVLVRR from the coding sequence ATGACCTTCGCCCCGTCCGACTTCCCCGGTGATCGACTCGGATACCCGAAAGAAGGTCCCGGATCCGTCGCTCGACTCGGGCGACGTGTCGGCGCGCTTTTCATCGACTACGGCGCGGCATACCTGATCTCGGGGTTCTTCGCGTGGGACGCCCTCGCGATCTTCGCGATCTTCGCGGCGATTCAGATCGTCTTCCTGCCCACGCTCCAGGGCAGCCCCGGACACCGCATCGTCGGGCTGCGCCTGCAGCGTCTTGACGGTGGCTGGGTGGGGCTGTGGAAGCCGGTCATCCGCACCGTGCTGCTCATCCTCGTCATCCCCGCGGTGATCTGGGATGCCGATCAGCGCGGCCTGCACGACAAGGCGGTCGGAACGGTGCTCGTACGCCGCTGA
- a CDS encoding DUF4191 domain-containing protein: MAARPTAPEKRPNFFSQLRTLFTFTRDAYKWLPYVLAGIVVLGIALGVGIGFLIPPFAIWSVILWGFTGLLAGILGAMITMTRLSTKAMYRKIDGMPGAAGHVLSTSLGRHWQSSEMPVGVNPRTQEAVYRAIGRGGVVLVGEGSRGRLTRLVNEERSKIQRVASGVPVTVLYLGHGDDEVEVKNLASAIKSLPKKVDRASMAAVIKRVDSVSQSLASLPIPKGIDPTKARAPRPR; the protein is encoded by the coding sequence ATGGCCGCTCGACCCACCGCTCCTGAGAAGCGCCCCAACTTCTTCTCCCAGCTCCGCACCCTCTTCACGTTCACGCGGGATGCCTACAAATGGCTCCCGTACGTGCTGGCGGGCATCGTCGTTCTGGGTATCGCCCTCGGCGTCGGTATCGGGTTCCTGATCCCGCCGTTCGCGATCTGGAGCGTGATCCTCTGGGGCTTCACCGGCCTCCTCGCGGGCATCCTGGGCGCGATGATCACGATGACGCGGCTGTCGACCAAGGCGATGTACCGCAAGATCGACGGCATGCCGGGCGCTGCGGGCCACGTGCTCTCGACGTCTCTCGGTCGCCATTGGCAGTCTTCCGAGATGCCGGTGGGCGTGAACCCCCGCACGCAGGAAGCCGTCTATCGCGCCATCGGTCGCGGCGGTGTCGTTCTCGTCGGCGAGGGCTCGCGTGGCCGTCTCACCCGTCTGGTGAACGAAGAGCGGTCGAAGATCCAGCGCGTGGCCTCGGGAGTGCCGGTGACGGTGCTCTATCTCGGCCACGGTGACGACGAGGTCGAGGTCAAGAACCTCGCCTCGGCGATCAAGTCGCTTCCCAAGAAGGTCGACCGCGCGTCGATGGCCGCGGTCATCAAGCGGGTGGACTCCGTGTCGCAGTCGCTCGCGTCGCTGCCGATCCCGAAGGGCATCGACCCCACCAAGGCGCGGGCGCCGCGCCCGCGCTGA